In Metopolophium dirhodum isolate CAU unplaced genomic scaffold, ASM1992520v1 scaffold6, whole genome shotgun sequence, one genomic interval encodes:
- the LOC132953516 gene encoding CDK5 regulatory subunit-associated protein 3-like: protein MESSIPIEIHAQKLSEWLTSRKHCKKDWHSHIQPIRQKINVAIQDMPENNEIVQLLSGAYINYFYCKRIIEILRETEADTKNLFGSYGSQRMKDWLEIERLYLKDNVYLAEACDLLVQNIKYHIPSVKKQIAKLQSGQTDCDKKIEDYTKSIQTSKKDLETMRKQFSIVGDNNSFKRTLIGRLCELQKVYDDVMEHIKNLKKANTYFSLFVANILGSDINLSMLQYILNNGNTTYYEYLYGEKPSKIEESVLTIEEDIKDTTADEEIDWGDLENPSEDIDYGISLEESGIEVENLQTDGNIARGNEALTLLDNFQTRNEFMNDILELESFLSMRLLELSNETNSALSVHSDGEINESKPEIASMLDIIKVVKQKLNDPVVQHLQHIKHSPRYLNKLESMFLQKVNNIEKMINSQIAVTNKKKELAEEYNQLVPKLKLIQQKNKQLITEIEFDVSKKYKNRPVYIIGASIFGSS from the exons ATG GAAAGTTCCATTCCAATTGAAATACATGCTCAAAAACTAAGCGAATGGCTAACAAGTAGAAAACACTGTAAAAAAGATTGGCATTCACACATACAACCCATAAGACAGAAAATAAATGTAGCTATACAAGATATGCCTGAAAACAATGAGATTGTACAATTGTTGTCTGGGGcat atATCAATTATTTCTATTGTAAAcgtataattgaaatattaagagAAACCGAAGCAGATACAAAAAATTTGTTTGGCTCATATGGATCACAGAGGATGAAGGATTGGTTAGAAATCGAAAGACTGTATTTAAAAGACAATGTTTACCTAGCTGAAGCTTGTGATCTTCTTGTACAAAACATCAAGTATCATATACCCTCAGTCAAGAAGCAAATAGCTAAATTACAGTCTGGacaaact GATTgcgataaaaaaattgaagattaCACAAAATCTATTCAAACATCTAAAAAAGATTTGGAAACAATGCGGAAACAGTTCTCCATAGTTGGTGACAATAACAGTTTTAAACGTACACTTATAGGACGGTTATGTGAACTTCAAAAAGTTTATGATGATGTTATGgaacatataaaaaatttaaagaaagccaatacatatttttctttatttgtagCAAATATTCTAGGTTCAGACATTAATTTATCGAtgcttcaatatattttga aCAATGGCAATACTACCTATTATGAATATCTTTATGGGGAAAAACCAAGTAAAATAGAAGAGTCTGTACTAACAATCGAAGAAGATATTAAA GACACCACTGCCGATGAAGAAATCGATTGGGGTGACTTGGAGAACCCATCTGAA GACATTGATTATGGTATTTCTCTAGAAGAAAGTGGAATAGAAGTTGAAAATCTACAAACTGATGGTAATATTGCCAGAGGCAATGAGGCTTTGACTTTATTAGATAATTTTCAGACAAGAAATGAATTTATGAATGATATTTTAGAA TTAGAATCATTTTTAAGTATGCGATTGCTTGAATTATCAAATGAAACAAATTCTGCATTGTCAGTCCATTCTGATGGAGAAATCAATGAATCCAAACCTGAGATAGCGTCCATGTTGGATATTATAAAAGTAGTCAAACAAAAGCTTAATGATCCAGTTGTCCAACATTTACAGCATATTAAACATTCACcaag ATATCTGAATAAACTAGAGTCGATGTTTCTTCAAAAAGTCAACAATATTGAGAAAATGATTAATTCTCAAATAGCagttactaataaaaaaaaggagTTAGCTGAAGAATATAATCAACTAGTTCCAAAATTGAAgttaatacaacaaaaaaacaagcAACTTATAACTGaa atCGAATTTGATGTatcaaagaaatataaaaaccgTCCAGTTTACATAATCGGAGCATCAATATTTGGATCttcataa
- the LOC132953519 gene encoding protein transport protein Sec61 subunit gamma: MDQVTKVLEPGRQFSKDSVRLVKRCTKPDRKEFQKIAIATAIGFCIMGFIGFFVKLIHIPINNIIVGS; encoded by the exons atggatcAAGTAACAAAAGTGTTGGAACCCGGACGCCAGTTTTCCAAAGACTCGGTTAGGTTGGTGAAAAGATGCACTAAACCCGACAGGAAAG AGTTTCAAAAAATTGCAATTGCTACAGCCATCGGTTTTTGCATTATGGGTTTCATTGGTTTCTTTGTCAAACTTATTCACATACCCATCAACAACATAATTGT aggATCATGA